One segment of Streptomyces sp. TG1A-8 DNA contains the following:
- a CDS encoding chorismate-binding protein — translation MRSLPSRLPALARFGGRLATGLLDVTDDPAALGSPGFWAVCADFEGRLTCARFADVREEPVPAPVPGGWRGPAADDWTSSLDRAGYTAAVRRIREHIAAGEVYQANLCRVLSAPVAPDADVDALTALLARGNPAPYAGTIRLPEHGVEIATASPELFLRRSGRTVESGPIKGTGRTEADLLEKDHAENVMIVDLVRNDIGRVCATGSVTVPDLCAVEEHPGLVHLVSTVRGDLRAGAGWPDLLAAAFPPGSVTGAPKSSALRIIGALEAAPRGPYCGAVGWVDADRGTGELAVGIRTFWIDRSPAGTATLRFGTGAGITWGSDPEGEWRETELKASRLLAVASGTYAQQTYSTAYGESGGALA, via the coding sequence GTGCGTTCCCTCCCGTCCCGGCTCCCCGCCCTGGCCCGCTTCGGCGGCCGGCTCGCCACCGGCCTCCTCGACGTCACCGACGACCCCGCCGCCCTGGGGTCCCCGGGCTTCTGGGCCGTGTGCGCCGACTTCGAGGGCCGCCTGACCTGCGCCCGCTTCGCGGACGTGCGCGAGGAGCCCGTGCCCGCCCCGGTGCCGGGCGGCTGGCGGGGCCCGGCGGCGGACGACTGGACCTCCTCCCTCGACCGCGCCGGGTACACGGCGGCGGTCCGGCGGATCCGCGAGCACATCGCGGCCGGGGAGGTCTACCAGGCCAACCTCTGCCGGGTGCTGAGCGCGCCCGTGGCCCCCGACGCCGACGTGGACGCCCTGACCGCCCTGCTGGCCCGCGGCAACCCGGCGCCGTACGCGGGCACGATCCGCCTGCCGGAGCACGGCGTGGAGATCGCCACCGCCTCGCCCGAACTCTTCCTGCGCCGGTCCGGCCGGACCGTCGAGTCGGGCCCCATCAAGGGCACCGGCCGCACCGAGGCGGACCTGCTGGAGAAGGACCACGCCGAGAACGTGATGATCGTGGACCTGGTCCGCAACGACATCGGGCGCGTCTGCGCCACCGGCAGTGTCACCGTCCCCGACCTGTGCGCGGTCGAGGAGCACCCCGGCCTGGTCCACCTGGTCTCCACGGTCCGCGGCGACCTGCGCGCCGGCGCCGGCTGGCCGGACCTGCTCGCCGCCGCCTTCCCGCCCGGTTCGGTGACCGGCGCCCCCAAGTCGAGCGCCCTGCGGATCATCGGGGCCCTGGAGGCCGCGCCGCGCGGCCCGTACTGCGGCGCGGTCGGCTGGGTGGACGCCGACCGGGGCACCGGCGAGCTGGCCGTCGGCATCCGCACCTTCTGGATCGACCGGTCCCCGGCGGGCACGGCGACCCTGCGCTTCGGCACCGGCGCCGGGATCACCTGGGGATCCGACCCCGAGGGGGAGTGGCGGGAGACCGAGCTGAAGGCGTCCCGGCTGCTCGCGGTAGCGTCGGGGACGTACGCGCAGCAGACGTACTCGACGGCGTACGGGGAAAGCGGAGGGGCACTGGCATGA
- a CDS encoding 3'-5' exonuclease: protein MTCWYEGPLAAFDTETTGVDVETDRIVSAAVVVQDAAGTRPRVTRWLVNPGVPVPGAATAVHGLTEEQLQHDGRWPAPVMYEIAEQLVEHAALGRPLVVMNAPFDLTLLDRELRRHRASSLGRRFETVPLRVLDPRVLDRHLDRYRKGRRTLTDLCAHYEVPLEAAHDAAADALAALEVVRALGRRYAARLERLSPAELHTLQAAWHAAQARGLQAWFARGGTEETVSTDWPLRPELPTAA from the coding sequence ATGACGTGCTGGTACGAAGGGCCGCTCGCGGCCTTCGACACGGAGACGACGGGCGTGGACGTCGAGACCGACCGGATCGTGTCGGCCGCCGTCGTCGTCCAGGACGCGGCGGGCACCCGGCCCCGGGTCACCCGCTGGCTGGTGAACCCGGGCGTGCCGGTGCCCGGGGCGGCGACGGCGGTGCACGGGCTGACGGAGGAGCAGCTGCAGCACGACGGCCGCTGGCCTGCGCCGGTGATGTACGAGATAGCCGAGCAGCTGGTCGAGCACGCGGCGCTGGGACGTCCGCTGGTGGTGATGAACGCGCCGTTCGATCTCACGCTGCTGGACCGGGAGTTGCGGCGGCACCGCGCCTCCTCGCTCGGCCGCCGGTTCGAGACGGTGCCGCTGCGGGTGCTGGATCCGCGGGTGCTGGACAGGCACCTGGACCGCTACCGCAAGGGCCGCCGCACCCTGACCGACCTGTGCGCGCACTACGAGGTGCCCCTGGAGGCGGCGCACGACGCGGCGGCGGACGCGCTGGCCGCGCTGGAGGTCGTACGCGCGCTGGGCCGCCGCTACGCGGCCCGCCTGGAGCGGCTGTCCCCGGCCGAGCTGCACACGCTGCAGGCCGCTTGGCACGCGGCGCAGGCACGGGGGCTCCAGGCGTGGTTCGCGCGCGGCGGCACGGAGGAGACGGTCAGCACGGACTGGCCGCTGCGCCCGGAGCTGCCGACGGCCGCGTGA
- a CDS encoding RNA methyltransferase, whose translation MADPITIEDPDDPRLRDYTDLTDVELRRRREPAEGLFIAEGEKVIRRAGEAGYAVRSMLLSAKWIEPMRDVIDALRVPVYAVSPELAERVTGYHVHRGALASVQRKPLPAAAGLLRTARRVVVMESVNDHTNIGAVFRSAAALGMDAVLLSPDCADPLYRRSVKVSMGAVFSVPYARLESWPGGLEPVREAGFPLLALTPDARATTLDEAAPHTMDRVALMLGAEGTGLSARALAAADTWVRIPMSHGVDSLNVGAAAAVAFYAVTAGRPRS comes from the coding sequence GTGGCCGATCCCATCACCATCGAGGACCCCGACGACCCGCGCCTGCGCGACTACACGGACCTGACCGACGTCGAGCTGCGCCGCAGGCGCGAGCCGGCCGAGGGCCTGTTCATCGCCGAGGGCGAGAAGGTCATCCGGCGGGCCGGGGAGGCGGGCTACGCGGTGCGCTCCATGCTGCTCTCGGCCAAGTGGATCGAGCCGATGCGCGACGTCATCGACGCACTGCGGGTCCCGGTGTACGCCGTGAGCCCGGAGCTCGCCGAGCGGGTCACCGGCTACCACGTGCACCGCGGCGCGCTCGCCTCCGTGCAGCGCAAACCGCTGCCGGCGGCCGCCGGACTGCTCCGCACGGCCCGCCGGGTGGTGGTCATGGAGTCGGTCAACGACCACACCAACATCGGCGCCGTCTTCCGCTCGGCCGCCGCTCTCGGCATGGACGCGGTGCTGCTGTCCCCCGACTGCGCCGACCCGCTGTACCGCCGCAGCGTCAAGGTCTCCATGGGCGCGGTGTTCTCCGTCCCGTACGCCCGCCTGGAGAGCTGGCCCGGGGGCCTGGAGCCGGTCCGCGAGGCCGGTTTCCCCCTCCTCGCGCTCACTCCGGACGCGAGGGCCACGACCCTGGACGAGGCCGCCCCGCACACCATGGACCGGGTGGCCCTGATGCTCGGCGCCGAGGGCACCGGCCTGTCCGCCCGGGCCCTGGCCGCCGCCGACACGTGGGTGCGCATCCCGATGTCCCACGGCGTCGACTCGCTCAACGTGGGCGCGGCGGCCGCGGTGGCGTTCTACGCGGTGACCGCGGGACGCCCGCGGTCCTGA
- a CDS encoding TIGR02611 family protein: MNTGSDGPDEAARTAGGTGADGEDPGAGLGSRAPEFVKARRALHLSWQVGVFVVGLAVVAGGVVMLPLPGPGWVVIFGGMAIWATEFVWAQLVLRWTKRKVTEAARHALDPRVRRRNITLTVTGLVIIGVLVGIYVRKFGMVAPWKIEGQ, translated from the coding sequence ATGAATACGGGGAGTGACGGGCCGGACGAGGCCGCCAGGACGGCGGGCGGGACCGGGGCGGACGGCGAGGATCCCGGGGCGGGCCTCGGGTCGCGGGCGCCGGAATTCGTCAAGGCGCGCCGCGCGCTGCACCTGAGCTGGCAGGTCGGCGTCTTCGTGGTGGGTCTCGCGGTGGTGGCGGGGGGCGTCGTGATGCTGCCCCTGCCCGGACCCGGCTGGGTGGTGATCTTCGGCGGCATGGCGATCTGGGCGACCGAGTTCGTCTGGGCCCAGCTCGTGCTGCGCTGGACGAAGCGCAAGGTCACCGAGGCTGCCCGGCATGCCCTCGACCCCAGGGTGCGCCGCCGGAACATCACCCTGACCGTGACCGGGCTGGTGATCATCGGGGTGCTGGTCGGGATCTACGTGCGGAAGTTCGGCATGGTCGCGCCCTGGAAGATCGAAGGCCAGTGA
- a CDS encoding zf-TFIIB domain-containing protein, which yields MQCPKCHAPMHTYNRNGVQIEQCSGCRGIFLDYGELEALTRLESQWSQPAPPPPAAPQAYPAPSGPAWGAPHGGGHGGHYGHHRHKSFGHMLFSS from the coding sequence ATGCAGTGTCCGAAGTGCCATGCGCCGATGCACACCTACAACCGCAACGGCGTCCAGATCGAGCAGTGCAGCGGCTGCCGCGGCATCTTCCTCGACTACGGCGAGCTGGAGGCGCTGACCCGTCTGGAGTCCCAGTGGTCCCAGCCCGCTCCGCCCCCGCCCGCCGCGCCGCAGGCGTACCCGGCCCCGTCCGGCCCGGCCTGGGGCGCCCCGCACGGCGGCGGTCACGGCGGCCACTACGGCCACCACCGCCACAAGAGCTTCGGCCACATGCTGTTCTCCAGCTGA
- a CDS encoding SsgA family sporulation/cell division regulator produces the protein MNTTVSCELHLRLVVSSESSLPVPAGLRYDTADPYAVHATFHTGAEETVEWVFARDLLAEGLHRPTGTGDVRVWPSRSHGQGVVCIALSSPEGEALLEAPARALESFLKRTDAAVPPGTEHRHFDLDQELSHILAES, from the coding sequence ATGAACACCACGGTCAGCTGCGAGCTGCACCTGCGCCTCGTTGTGTCGAGCGAGTCCTCCCTGCCTGTCCCCGCAGGCCTGCGGTACGACACGGCCGACCCCTACGCCGTGCACGCCACCTTCCACACCGGAGCCGAGGAGACCGTCGAGTGGGTGTTCGCCCGCGACCTCCTCGCCGAGGGGCTGCACCGCCCCACCGGAACCGGCGACGTCCGCGTCTGGCCGTCACGCAGCCACGGCCAGGGCGTCGTGTGCATCGCCCTCAGCTCCCCGGAGGGGGAGGCCCTGCTGGAGGCCCCTGCACGGGCCCTGGAGTCCTTCCTGAAGCGGACCGACGCCGCCGTGCCGCCCGGCACGGAGCACCGGCACTTCGACCTGGATCAGGAGCTCTCGCACATCCTGGCGGAGAGCTAA
- a CDS encoding DsbA family protein translates to MNDSSPARGEAVVLDVWCELQCPDCRSALDDVRALRARYGDRLELRLRHFPLDKHKHAFAAAQAAEEALEQGRGWAYVEAVLERVEELDRRGEPFLVEVAGELGLDAEEFDTALIDGRHILIVDADQAEGKAIGVSGTPTYVIGGERLDGGRSQEGLRERVEEIADRLLAGRA, encoded by the coding sequence ATGAACGACTCCTCCCCCGCACGCGGCGAAGCCGTCGTCCTCGACGTGTGGTGCGAACTCCAGTGCCCCGACTGCCGCAGCGCCCTGGACGACGTGCGCGCCCTGCGCGCCCGCTACGGCGACCGGCTGGAACTGCGGCTGCGCCACTTCCCGCTGGACAAGCACAAGCACGCCTTCGCCGCCGCCCAGGCCGCCGAGGAGGCGCTGGAGCAGGGCAGGGGCTGGGCGTACGTGGAGGCCGTGCTGGAGCGGGTCGAGGAGCTGGACCGCCGGGGAGAACCCTTCCTGGTCGAGGTGGCCGGGGAGCTCGGCCTGGACGCCGAGGAGTTCGACACCGCGCTGATCGACGGACGGCACATCCTGATCGTCGACGCCGACCAGGCCGAGGGCAAGGCGATCGGCGTGAGCGGTACCCCGACGTACGTCATCGGCGGCGAGCGCCTCGACGGCGGCAGGAGCCAGGAGGGGCTGCGCGAGCGCGTCGAGGAGATCGCGGACCGGCTGCTGGCCGGACGGGCCTGA
- a CDS encoding phosphotransferase family protein — MTTDAPALLPALTAVLTAAAHPGAGTAACACGGSVLADRPDATVVRHAGTVAKAHAPGTVPAELSLRLATAARLPDVLLAPLAPVPTPLHDRLVTFWPYGGPVDPDDPDAAPWEAAATLLARLHRTPPPGPLPPMRGPGKAAAAVTRLRAALGPAPHPAGPPVLRAWAALPAWARAEAPMPGPPALCHGDLHLGQLVRHPAAGGPWRLIDVDDLGTGVPAWDLGRPAAWYACGLLPPEEWTRFLTAYRAAGGPAVPADGDPWPALDVPARALTVQGAARAVGRALAADRALDEVEQALVDACARMAPPPGRPPRRSPA; from the coding sequence GTGACCACAGACGCCCCCGCCCTGCTCCCCGCGCTGACCGCGGTGCTCACGGCCGCCGCCCACCCGGGAGCCGGCACCGCCGCCTGCGCCTGCGGGGGCAGCGTCCTGGCCGACCGCCCCGACGCCACCGTCGTCCGCCACGCCGGCACCGTCGCGAAGGCCCACGCCCCCGGTACCGTCCCCGCCGAGCTGTCCCTCCGCCTCGCCACGGCGGCCCGCCTCCCGGACGTCCTCCTGGCCCCGCTCGCCCCCGTACCCACCCCCCTGCACGACCGGCTGGTGACCTTCTGGCCGTACGGCGGCCCGGTGGACCCCGACGACCCGGACGCGGCCCCCTGGGAAGCCGCCGCCACCCTCCTCGCCCGGCTGCACCGCACGCCCCCTCCCGGCCCGCTGCCCCCGATGCGCGGCCCCGGGAAGGCCGCAGCCGCCGTGACCCGGCTGCGCGCGGCCCTGGGTCCCGCCCCCCACCCGGCAGGGCCCCCCGTCCTGCGGGCCTGGGCCGCCCTGCCGGCCTGGGCGCGCGCCGAGGCCCCCATGCCCGGTCCCCCGGCCCTGTGCCACGGCGACCTGCACCTCGGCCAGCTCGTCCGCCACCCCGCCGCCGGCGGACCCTGGCGGCTGATCGACGTCGACGACCTCGGTACGGGCGTCCCGGCGTGGGACCTGGGCCGCCCCGCCGCCTGGTACGCCTGCGGCCTCCTCCCGCCCGAGGAGTGGACCCGCTTCCTGACCGCCTACCGCGCGGCCGGCGGCCCCGCCGTCCCCGCCGACGGCGACCCCTGGCCGGCCCTGGACGTGCCCGCCCGCGCGCTCACCGTGCAGGGCGCGGCCCGCGCGGTCGGCAGGGCGCTCGCCGCGGACCGCGCGCTGGACGAGGTGGAACAGGCCCTGGTCGACGCGTGCGCCCGCATGGCTCCGCCGCCCGGTCGGCCGCCGCGCCGATCCCCGGCGTAG
- a CDS encoding CGNR zinc finger domain-containing protein, which translates to MLITHDTRCALDTVVDLVNTAPEDDAAPDGLPDVTALADFVRGHSISDVGVLSESDLSAVRTIRGRFAGIFAAPDPHSAARTINELVAAAGTTPRLTDHDGYDWHVHYFAPGASVADHLAADCGMALAFFVVAGERERLRRCEAPDCRRAFVDLSRNRSRRYCDSRTCGNRLHVAAYRARRKEAAG; encoded by the coding sequence GTGCTGATCACCCACGACACCCGGTGCGCCCTCGACACCGTGGTGGATCTGGTGAACACCGCGCCGGAGGACGACGCGGCGCCGGACGGGCTGCCGGACGTGACGGCACTCGCCGATTTCGTGCGGGGCCACTCCATCAGCGATGTCGGGGTGCTGTCGGAGTCCGACCTGTCGGCCGTGCGCACGATCAGGGGGCGTTTCGCCGGGATCTTCGCGGCTCCGGACCCGCACTCCGCCGCACGGACGATCAACGAGCTGGTCGCGGCGGCCGGCACCACCCCGCGCCTGACGGATCACGACGGCTACGACTGGCACGTGCACTACTTCGCCCCCGGCGCCTCGGTGGCCGACCACCTCGCCGCCGACTGCGGGATGGCGCTCGCCTTCTTCGTCGTGGCCGGGGAGCGGGAACGCCTGCGGCGCTGCGAGGCGCCGGACTGCCGCCGCGCCTTCGTCGACCTCTCCCGCAACCGTTCGCGCCGCTACTGCGACAGCCGCACCTGCGGGAACCGCTTGCACGTGGCCGCCTACCGGGCGCGCCGCAAGGAGGCGGCGGGCTGA
- a CDS encoding serine/threonine-protein kinase, whose translation MNMAMMRLRREDPRVVGSFRLHRRLGAGGMGVVYLGSDKKGQRVALKVIRPDLAEDQEFRSRFAREVSAARRIRGGCTARLVAADLEADRPWFATQYVPGPSLHDKVADEGPLGAAEAAAIGAALSEGLVAVHEAGVVHRDLKPSNILLSPKGPRIIDFGIAWATGASTLTHVGTAVGSPGFLAPEQVRGAAVTPATDVFSLGATLAYASTGDSPFGHGSSEVMLYRVVHEEPQLHGVPDALAPLVRACLAKDPEDRPTTLQLSMRLKEIAAREAQGLSDARPPSPRAAEADRPTGRLVDTYPEPQRAQRRPSPGTPVPRGGAAARGGAPSRGGSGPRGGAAGPRSGTARPTPVPRGTGPRSGGAGRPPGRPAAARGTAGRPAPRTTGTGRRPANPRLLRQRLFVFVVVTLLVALGIAVAQGCQGPARGLGDVQRQERVQQPSAAPPDAARA comes from the coding sequence ATGAACATGGCGATGATGCGCCTGAGGCGCGAGGACCCGCGCGTCGTCGGCTCGTTCAGGCTTCACCGACGGCTCGGCGCGGGCGGGATGGGCGTGGTCTACCTCGGCTCCGACAAGAAGGGGCAGCGGGTCGCGCTGAAGGTGATCCGGCCCGACCTGGCGGAGGACCAGGAGTTCCGCTCGCGGTTCGCCCGCGAGGTGTCGGCTGCCCGGCGCATCCGGGGCGGCTGCACGGCCCGGCTGGTCGCGGCGGACCTGGAGGCCGACCGGCCCTGGTTCGCCACGCAGTACGTGCCCGGCCCCTCCCTGCACGACAAGGTCGCCGACGAGGGCCCGCTCGGCGCGGCCGAGGCGGCCGCGATCGGCGCGGCCCTGTCCGAGGGACTGGTCGCGGTGCACGAGGCCGGTGTCGTCCACCGGGACCTGAAGCCGTCCAACATCCTGCTGTCCCCCAAGGGGCCGCGGATCATCGACTTCGGCATCGCCTGGGCCACCGGCGCCTCCACGCTCACGCACGTCGGCACGGCGGTCGGCTCCCCCGGTTTCCTGGCCCCCGAGCAGGTGCGCGGCGCGGCCGTCACCCCGGCGACGGACGTCTTCTCGCTGGGCGCGACCCTGGCCTACGCCTCGACCGGTGACTCGCCCTTCGGCCACGGCAGTTCCGAGGTGATGCTCTACCGGGTCGTGCACGAGGAGCCGCAGCTGCACGGCGTGCCGGACGCGCTCGCCCCGCTCGTGCGGGCGTGCCTGGCCAAGGACCCCGAGGACCGGCCGACCACCCTGCAGCTGTCCATGCGGCTCAAGGAGATCGCCGCCCGCGAGGCGCAGGGCCTGTCCGACGCACGGCCGCCCTCGCCGCGCGCCGCCGAGGCGGACCGGCCCACCGGGCGGCTCGTGGACACCTACCCCGAACCGCAGCGCGCCCAGCGGCGGCCCTCCCCCGGCACCCCCGTGCCGCGCGGCGGCGCGGCGGCCCGGGGCGGTGCGCCCTCGCGGGGCGGGAGCGGCCCCCGGGGCGGGGCCGCCGGCCCGCGGTCCGGGACGGCCCGTCCGACTCCCGTCCCGCGCGGTACCGGTCCCCGCTCGGGCGGCGCGGGCCGTCCCCCCGGGCGCCCGGCGGCCGCACGCGGGACCGCCGGGCGCCCGGCGCCGCGGACCACGGGGACCGGGCGGCGGCCCGCCAATCCGCGGCTGCTGCGCCAGCGGCTGTTCGTGTTCGTCGTCGTCACCCTGCTCGTGGCGCTGGGCATCGCGGTGGCGCAGGGCTGCCAGGGCCCGGCGCGCGGGCTGGGCGACGTACAGCGGCAGGAGCGCGTGCAGCAGCCGTCGGCCGCGCCGCCTGACGCCGCGCGGGCGTAG
- the cobA gene encoding uroporphyrinogen-III C-methyltransferase has product MAEHPAYPVGLRLLGRRVVVLGGGQVAQRRLPALIAAGADVLLVSPGATPSVEAMADAGEITWERRRYADGDLAEAWYALIATDDPEANAAASAEAERHRVWCVRSDDADAATAWTPATGHGGGVTVAVLTRDARGRDPRHTAAVRDAVVEGLRDGTLVAPHHRTRTPGVALVGGGPGDPDLITVRGRRLLAEADVVIADRLGPRDLLAELPPHVEVIDAAKIPYGRYMAQEAINGALIEHAKQGKSVVRLKGGDPFVFGRGMEEVHALAEAGIPCTVVPGISSSISVPGAAGIPVTHRGVAHEFTVVSGHVAPDDERSLVDWPSLARLTGTLVILMGVDKIGKIAETLVAHGRPPGTPVALVQEGTTAAQRRVDATLATVAETVRTEDVRPPAVIVVGEVVHAGPRPTA; this is encoded by the coding sequence ATGGCCGAACACCCCGCCTACCCCGTAGGCCTCCGCCTCCTTGGCCGCCGCGTGGTCGTCCTCGGCGGCGGCCAGGTCGCCCAGCGCCGCCTGCCCGCCCTGATCGCCGCCGGCGCGGACGTCCTGCTCGTGTCCCCCGGGGCGACCCCGTCCGTCGAGGCGATGGCGGACGCGGGCGAGATCACCTGGGAGCGGCGCCGCTACGCGGACGGCGACCTCGCCGAGGCCTGGTACGCCCTCATCGCCACCGACGACCCCGAGGCCAACGCCGCCGCCTCCGCCGAGGCCGAGCGCCACCGCGTGTGGTGCGTGCGCTCCGACGACGCCGACGCGGCCACCGCCTGGACCCCGGCCACCGGCCACGGCGGGGGCGTCACCGTCGCCGTCCTGACCAGGGACGCGCGCGGCCGGGACCCGCGGCACACGGCGGCCGTCCGGGACGCGGTCGTGGAGGGACTGCGCGACGGCACCCTCGTCGCCCCGCACCACCGCACCCGCACGCCCGGTGTGGCCCTGGTCGGCGGCGGCCCCGGCGACCCGGACCTCATCACGGTCCGCGGCCGCCGCCTGCTCGCCGAGGCGGACGTCGTCATCGCCGACCGGCTCGGCCCGCGCGACCTGCTCGCCGAACTCCCCCCGCACGTCGAGGTGATCGACGCGGCGAAGATCCCCTACGGCCGCTACATGGCGCAGGAGGCCATCAACGGCGCGCTGATCGAGCACGCCAAGCAGGGCAAGTCCGTCGTCCGGCTCAAGGGCGGCGACCCGTTCGTCTTCGGCCGCGGCATGGAGGAGGTCCACGCGCTCGCCGAGGCCGGCATCCCCTGCACCGTCGTCCCCGGCATCTCCAGCTCGATCTCCGTGCCCGGCGCGGCCGGCATCCCGGTCACCCACCGCGGCGTCGCCCACGAGTTCACCGTGGTCAGCGGCCACGTCGCCCCGGACGACGAGCGGTCCCTGGTCGACTGGCCGTCACTGGCCAGGCTCACCGGCACCCTGGTGATCCTCATGGGGGTCGACAAGATCGGGAAGATCGCCGAGACGCTCGTCGCGCACGGCAGGCCCCCCGGGACGCCCGTCGCCCTCGTCCAGGAGGGCACGACGGCCGCGCAGCGCCGCGTGGACGCGACCCTCGCCACGGTCGCCGAGACCGTACGGACCGAGGACGTGCGGCCTCCCGCGGTCATCGTCGTCGGCGAGGTCGTGCACGCGGGCCCGCGGCCCACGGCCTGA
- a CDS encoding SRPBCC family protein — MDWTHYRFRTLWSLPVRPAAVYAALERPEDYPRWWPQVRTVTRLDDSSGVLAIRSVLPYAMTFTARQTRRDPATGILEAALSGDIEGWARWTVSAGGPGALARYDQVVDVTKPLLRKLAVPGRPLFLANHRLMMDAGRRGLLRHLEAV; from the coding sequence ATGGACTGGACCCACTACCGCTTCCGCACCCTGTGGTCCCTGCCCGTCCGGCCGGCCGCCGTGTACGCCGCGCTGGAACGGCCCGAGGACTACCCCCGCTGGTGGCCGCAGGTGCGGACGGTGACCCGGCTCGACGACTCCAGCGGCGTCCTCGCCATCCGCTCCGTGCTGCCCTACGCCATGACCTTCACCGCCCGCCAGACGCGCCGGGACCCGGCCACCGGCATCCTGGAGGCCGCCCTGTCCGGCGACATCGAGGGCTGGGCCCGCTGGACGGTGAGCGCCGGCGGACCCGGTGCGCTGGCCCGTTACGACCAGGTCGTCGACGTCACCAAGCCCCTGCTCAGGAAGCTGGCCGTGCCGGGGCGGCCCCTCTTCCTCGCCAACCACCGGCTGATGATGGACGCCGGGCGGCGCGGGCTGCTGCGGCACCTCGAAGCGGTTTGA
- a CDS encoding aminotransferase class IV, with amino-acid sequence MRIWLDGGLRDIETARVSVLDHGLIVGDGVFETVKAVGGEPFALTRHLDRLTRSARGLGLPDPDHDEVRRACSAVLEADPVPLGRLRITYTGGPGPLGSDRGDHGPTLVVALGETTRRPDSTAVVTVPWTRNERGALTGLKTTSYAENVVALARAHRHGASEALFGNTVGQLCEGTGSNVFVVLDGEIHTPPVASGCLPGITRALVLEWTGAQESDLPLDVLERAEEVFLTSTLRDVQAVHRIDGRDLPEAPGPVTAKAMRIFGERAGEDLDP; translated from the coding sequence ATGAGGATCTGGCTCGACGGCGGACTGCGGGACATCGAGACCGCCCGCGTCTCCGTCCTCGATCACGGGCTGATCGTCGGCGACGGCGTTTTCGAAACGGTGAAGGCGGTCGGCGGCGAGCCGTTCGCGCTCACCCGCCATCTCGACCGGCTGACCCGCTCGGCCCGGGGCCTCGGCCTGCCCGACCCCGACCACGACGAGGTCCGCCGCGCCTGCTCGGCCGTCCTGGAGGCCGACCCGGTGCCGCTCGGCCGCCTGCGGATCACCTACACCGGTGGCCCCGGCCCCCTCGGCTCCGACCGCGGCGACCACGGCCCGACCCTGGTCGTCGCCCTCGGCGAGACCACGCGCCGGCCCGACTCCACGGCCGTGGTCACCGTCCCGTGGACCCGCAACGAGCGGGGCGCCCTGACCGGCCTGAAGACCACCTCGTACGCCGAGAACGTCGTCGCCCTCGCCCGTGCCCACCGGCACGGCGCCTCCGAGGCGCTGTTCGGCAACACGGTCGGGCAGCTCTGCGAAGGCACCGGGTCGAACGTCTTCGTCGTCCTGGACGGCGAGATCCACACCCCGCCGGTCGCCTCCGGCTGCCTGCCGGGCATCACCCGCGCCCTGGTCCTCGAATGGACCGGCGCGCAGGAGAGCGACCTCCCGCTGGACGTCCTGGAGCGGGCCGAGGAGGTCTTCCTCACCTCCACCCTGCGCGACGTGCAGGCCGTGCACCGGATCGACGGCCGGGACCTGCCGGAGGCTCCCGGACCGGTGACGGCCAAGGCGATGCGGATCTTCGGGGAGCGGGCCGGGGAGGACCTGGACCCGTAG